CCCAGAACGCCGCCCAAGGTGCCTAGGACAATGGCCAGAGTGTCATCGCTGCTTGTATCTGATAACTTTTTATCAACTACTTCCTCGGCCAGCTGTATCGTCTGTGCACAAATGTCCAGCAGTGAGATACATGTTAACAAGAAGCATGAGTAGTGTAAATGTTGACACAACATGTTAGCAAGGTGCATGAGTAGTGTAAATGTTGACACAACATGTTAGCAAGGTGCATGAGTAGCGTAAATGTTGACACAACATGTTAGCAAGGTGCATGAGTAGCGTAAATGTTGACACAACATGTTAGCAAGTTGCATGAGTAGTGTAAATGTTGACACAACCTGTTAGCAAGTTGCATGAGTAGTGTAAATGTTGACACAACATGTTAGCAAGTTGCATGAGTAGTGTAAATGTTGACACAACATGTAACTGAAAGCTGCGCACCTGCTTCTCAAAATGGAGCAACAGCCCTTGTCTTTGCTGAAGAAAGGAACAGTGACTAATTCAGTGTTCAGTTACTTTTATTAAATATCAGTGAAATATTTAATTGAAATGAAATATGCAGTTAAAGGCACCGAAAATCATTAATAACACTACAAAAATTTGCTTTCGAGTCACCTGGGTTCTAGTAGACTCGAACTGCGAACTCCACATGTGTGAAGCCGAAACACGTTTTATACAATAATTTGTATTgtcagggacaggcagcctgtgtatgtatatatattaggcTGGTATTGAGGTTCCTGCAAAGTCGAATTACTGAACTTCCCCCATATGgtagtacctaattactgctaagtGAGCCTGCTAATTACTGCTtacgtgaaaggaaacgtgcccaaccacttctgcaCAGGATGGTTATAAGATCATTATTGTCCTGATGCATCACACCGTTAGGGAGGGAACTCTGTACCAGCTGAGATAgagaactgttatacatatctgttagattaggttaaacagtctccgtggtgtagtggtaagacactcgcctggcgttccgcgagcgctatgtcatgggttcgtatcctggccggggaggatttactgggcgcaattccttaactgtagcctctgtttaacgcaacagtaaaatgtgtacttggatgaaaaaacgattcttcgcggcaggggatcgtattccagggacctgcccgaaacgctacgcgtactagtggctttacaagattgtaaatactatgctatgtattctcacaaacccaatgtaccttcttgtatataaataaataaataaataaacatcgattgtgtaaatataataaataGTATCACCTcattttatatacaagagttgttacattcttgtacagccactagtacgcgtagcgtttcgggcaagtccttaatcctatggtccctggaatacgatccccgccgcgaagaatcgttgttacaaccaagtacacattttactgttgcgttaaacagaggctacagttaaggaattgcgcccagtaaatcctccccggccaggatacgaacccatgacatagcgctcgcggaacgccaggcgagtgtcttaccactacaccacggagactgatttcTTGAATATGTGACTGTGAGTGAAATGTGGCCTAATTGATACCATTAGCGTGTAGCTGGTGTGGGAAATATTAAAGGTCAGTATTAATATTCACTTTAAAACACGTTGCAagattatatattaatttttcaaATATTGTGACAAATGTTGAAAGGAAGGGCGAGGCGGACCCCATAAGTGGCTCAGATCCTAAATTGCAATGAAAAGGGACATGTGTGTTAATATTTACACTACTAATACAGCCTATAAATGGATATAATTTTTGCAGTTGAGAGTAAAAGTAGGTTCTTTATAGCAATATTTGGTCAACCTACACCCAAGGATCTTTTATCATATGTGCATAAATATAATTTTTGCTACATCAAATAATCTTACCAACCTTCTTGTACCTTGTTgtgaataaatatttattattattataactggcTCACAAGTTAGAAGGCTGCCTGCACTGCCCTTAtcccatatacatatataaaaaaggTTTTCTTCATAAATAGAAAACGTTTTAATGGTCAACTAAAGCAAAGTGACACATGAGCAAGTTACAACTTAGCCGTTGTTACCTCCCTTACCACTTCCAGCTGGTCGACCTGAGCCTTGAGCGCCGCCTTATCCAGACTGTCAACAAAGACCGTATTGTCCGCTGCCTCGTCCACAATACTGTCCAGCTCCAGCGAGCAGTTGGTCAGTTTGTCTAGCTGATCCTGCGAGATGTCCCCGGCCTGTACCTCCTGCGTCACCTGCAGGATGTCCGCCAGGGTGGCGGTCAGTCGTGCACACAGGTCGTCGTCAGTAGCTGTCGTGTTGGGGTCACAGACTGGGTCGTCGCCCACTGACCTCACACGacgaccagctgctgctgctgacgctGCCACTAGCAGCAGTTTGGTTGATAAACCTTTCGAGGAATTGTTTGGAGTTTttggtggtggggttgtggtagttggtgtggttgtggttgtggtagttggtgtggttgtggtagttggtgtggttgtggttgtggtagttggtgtggttgtggtagttgttgtggttgtggtagttggtgtggttgtggttgtagtagttggtgtggttgtggttgtagtagttggtgtggttgtggtagttggtgtggttgtggtagttggtgtggttgtggtagttggtgtggttgtggtagttggtgtagttgtggtagttggtgtggttgtggttgtagtagttggtgtggttgtggttgtagtagttggtgtggttgtggtagttggtgtggttgtggtagttggtgtggttgtggtagttggtgtggttgtggtagttggtgtagttgtggtagttggtgtggttgtggtagttggtgtggttgtagtagttggtgtggttgtggtagttggtgcGGTTGTAGtagttggtgtggttgtggtagttggtgtggttgtagtagttggtgtggttgtggtagttggtgtagttgtggtagttggtgtggttgtggtagttggtgtggttgtggtagttggtgtAGTTGTAGtagttggtgtggttgtggtagttggtgtggttgtggttgtagtagttggtgtggttgtggtagttggtgtggttgtagtagttggtgtggttgtggtagttggtgtggttgtagtagttggtgtggttgtggtagttggtgtggttgtggtagttggtgtggtagttggtgtggttgtggtagttggtgtggtagttggtgtggttgtggtagttggtgtggttgtggtagttggtgtggtagttggtgtggttgtggtagttggtgtggtagttggtgtggttgtagtagttggtgtggttgtagtagttggtgtggttgtggtagttggtgtggttgtggtagttggtgtggtagttggtgtggttgtggtagttggtgtggtagttggtgtggttgtggtagttggtgtggtagttggtgtggttgtggtagttggtgtggttgtggtagttggtgtggttgtggtagttggtgtggtagttggttctgtggttgttgtggtggctggtggggttgttgtggtggctggtggggttgttgtggtggctggtggggttgttgtggtggctggtggggttGTAGTAGTCATCACAATGGCCATCAATCTATCAAGGGAGTTCTCAATATGAGTGAGTTCCTCCTTGATGCCCTCCAGCACCGCCTCTGTCATGGGGGAAGAGAATGGGACGAGGAGAAATTTGTTAGAAAATAGGAAGACAATTTTGCGTATAAAATGTTAATGGGATACTTCAATATTAATAGCTTCacctaatatatatttatttttaactaTGAATTTTCCTGTTTCCTGTATCAAATGTATGAATttctatataaatacaaaataaagttattattattagataAATAAGTTAAAAGaaaataataagaatataaataaataatttttggATTTACAGATATAAGGCAAGATGTATCAAATAGATGtacttatatataaatacaaaataatagtattattattagataaataaaatcaaagaaaataataagaatataaatatataatttttggaTTTACAGAAATAAAGCAAGATTTATCAAATGTatgtatttttatataaattcaaAATAAAAGTATTATCATTAGATAAACACAAttaaagaaaataataaagaTATAAATGTATAATTTTTGGCTTTACAGAATGTAGAGCAGAATGGTCAATTAATGTTGTTAACtttgttttgaatttgaatttaggAACCCCGACCGGAGAGGTGCGGTGTATGTCCCAGAGGTGTGGGAAACACAAAGACTTATAAAATCATTTCAAATCAAATCTTATGGTTATATTAGCGTCTCTGTTGGGGAAAATGAATTCGCTTTGGGACGGGTAACGCACTGATAGCTGAAGGTGCCCCTGGGACCTCAAGGGCATCCCAAGACCCGCCAACCAGGCCTCAAGGGCAAACTTAAACAATTGCAGTTTTGCCAAGGAGATCACTACTAACATTGGTCATGAGGTCACGAAGTGATCCAAGTTAAAGTTGTATTCCTTCAGGGTTAATGTTAACTGTTCTAGACTATGCTGTGATTATGAGCAAGTACCACATAGGTTCAGCAAACCCACTGATCAACTTACTTAACAAATTGGTCAACTTTCAGTCGACATAAGAGTGTAATGATTCATTTGAGAAATTGAAAGGTATCTGATTCTAATCCTGAGAGGTGATATGGTTTAACAAGAGAACAGTTTACAATAGAACTGCAGAATAGAGTAAATGACTAGGTCAACGAACTGGTCAACTTGGGTCAACGCCACATAAATGACCCCAATTCGCACTCAATAAATAATCTTGTCAACAATGAATTAAAAACCctccacttgtggatgtcaaccaacaaactcacactaaacataaaaaaatacttactacattttatttggtagtaaatcatcaaatcagatTCAACTTCGGATAgaaaatgttaacattagcagtaAAAATGAGTAGAAGTTCCTTGGCCTGTACATAGACAAgaaactcaacttcagcacccacatacaacacataactaagaaagtctcaaaAACAGTTGGTTTACTCTCTAAAAttagatattatgttccccactctgttctctcattatactacacgctaaactatccctatcttacatatggtatctgtgcatggggttcaaccactgcaaattacctcaagcctatcatcactctgcaaaaatctgctatcagaactatgacaaactctgtcttcagacaacacacagctaagaggggtagaaatagcctaagctactctatccctttgagatgtatttctttcttatctcaataaacatacttgaacttgaacacacagcccctctgtttaagtccc
This window of the Procambarus clarkii isolate CNS0578487 chromosome 46, FALCON_Pclarkii_2.0, whole genome shotgun sequence genome carries:
- the LOC123770625 gene encoding uncharacterized protein isoform X2 — encoded protein: MKVHLVASVAVVLLSAVAVSDADDEAVLEGIKEELTHIENSLDRLMAIVMTTTTPPATTTTTEPTTTPTTTTTPTTTTTPTTTTTPTTTPTTTTTPTTTPTTTTTPTTTPTTTTTPTTTTTPTTTTTPTTTTTPTTTPTTTTTPTTTPTTTTTPTTTTTPTTTPTTTTTPTTTPTTTTTPTTTTTPTTTTTPTTTTTPTTTTTPTTTTTPTTTTTTTPTTTTTPTTTTTPTTTTTPTTTTTPTTTTTPTTTTTPTTTTTPTTTTTPTTTTAPTTTTTPTTTTTPTTTTTPTTTTTPTTTTTPTTTTTPTTTTTPTTTTTPTTTTTTTPTTTTTTTPTTTTTPTTTTTPTTTTTPTTTTTPTTTTTPTTTTTTTPTTTTTTTPTTTTTTTTTTTPTTTTTTTPTTTTTPTTTTTTTPTTTTPPPKTPNNSSKGLSTKLLLVAASAAAAGRRVRSVGDDPVCDPNTTATDDDLCARLTATLADILQVTQEVQAGDISQDQLDKLTNCSLELDSIVDEAADNTVFVDSLDKAALKAQVDQLEVTIQLAEEVVDKKLSDTSSDDTLAIVLGTLGGVLGVALIAFGCYVFYTKKNKKSKSHIESSPLQDLKESERAEDNSSFNNDED
- the LOC123770625 gene encoding mucin-2 isoform X1 encodes the protein MKVHLVASVAVVLLSAVAVSDADDEAVLEGIKEELTHIENSLDRLMAIVMTTTTPPATTTTPPATTTTPPATTTTPPATTTTTEPTTTPTTTTTPTTTTTPTTTTTPTTTPTTTTTPTTTPTTTTTPTTTPTTTTTPTTTTTPTTTTTPTTTTTPTTTPTTTTTPTTTPTTTTTPTTTTTPTTTPTTTTTPTTTPTTTTTPTTTTTPTTTTTPTTTTTPTTTTTPTTTTTPTTTTTTTPTTTTTPTTTTTPTTTTTPTTTTTPTTTTTPTTTTTPTTTTTPTTTTTPTTTTAPTTTTTPTTTTTPTTTTTPTTTTTPTTTTTPTTTTTPTTTTTPTTTTTPTTTTTTTPTTTTTTTPTTTTTPTTTTTPTTTTTPTTTTTPTTTTTPTTTTTTTPTTTTTTTPTTTTTTTTTTTPTTTTTTTPTTTTTPTTTTTTTPTTTTPPPKTPNNSSKGLSTKLLLVAASAAAAGRRVRSVGDDPVCDPNTTATDDDLCARLTATLADILQVTQEVQAGDISQDQLDKLTNCSLELDSIVDEAADNTVFVDSLDKAALKAQVDQLEVTIQLAEEVVDKKLSDTSSDDTLAIVLGTLGGVLGVALIAFGCYVFYTKKNKKSKSHIESSPLQDLKESERAEDNSSFNNDED